One part of the Segnochrobactrum spirostomi genome encodes these proteins:
- a CDS encoding TonB-dependent receptor domain-containing protein, whose translation MPQIDVSGAGLSSEEPYRTPAAVSTVGQDEIGTFTGHSLGDVLRTMPGTFTRENMQNPGIAVNIRGFEGSGRVNMMIDGVRQNFRFTGHEAQGFTYVDPALLAGVDVQRGAVSTAGGAGALAGTANFRTLGIDDIIQAGKTWGAIGNLSWGTNGTGWSEMVGLGANLGPNAAIAGAVSHNDTNNYQNGDGVSQPYTAQNLTSGLFKARIDPTEDTRLAIGGVLYNNTFGANSYNQTVNSQTYTSNFTYTPDNPLIDFGLNGYYNQVDMTYDSPITVGSYTGRNVTDEGWGFDTSNTSRFDLGPVGVAAIYGAEWFQDYVSTVKGGVNPSGDSGTGGVFSQTTFSYGIVDFIAGLRYDYYDLDGNGTSKTQGGAYTVDQSEGRFDPKLTLAVNPLDWLQIYGSWSESFRPPTTFETLLGGNHPGSTTTFFPNPDLNPETQRGWEVGLNALYKQLFTQTDVATFKIDYYRMNVEDYITAECSRVGKYYGCYFDNVPGTTYVQGVELQGGYDMGVVFGQVSYTYTNTDMPAQMDGLGAHSYLPDNMATVTLGTRWLDSKLTVGGRGNFVSSSYIGDINAGSSTDDRVAGYSTWDAFASYQVNANLKVGVDATNLLDKLYTPALSTSGSGMGRTVVFNMKATF comes from the coding sequence ATTCCGCAGATCGACGTTTCCGGCGCCGGTCTGTCGTCCGAGGAGCCCTATCGTACGCCCGCGGCGGTCTCGACCGTCGGGCAGGACGAGATCGGGACCTTCACGGGCCACAGCCTCGGCGACGTGCTGCGCACCATGCCCGGCACCTTCACCCGGGAGAACATGCAGAACCCCGGCATCGCGGTGAACATCCGCGGCTTCGAGGGATCCGGCCGCGTCAACATGATGATCGACGGCGTGCGGCAGAACTTCCGCTTCACCGGTCACGAGGCCCAGGGCTTCACCTATGTCGATCCGGCGCTGCTCGCCGGGGTCGACGTCCAGCGCGGCGCCGTCTCCACGGCGGGCGGTGCGGGCGCGCTCGCCGGCACCGCGAACTTCCGCACCCTCGGCATCGACGACATCATCCAGGCCGGCAAGACCTGGGGGGCGATCGGCAACCTGTCGTGGGGGACGAACGGAACCGGCTGGTCGGAGATGGTCGGCCTCGGCGCCAATCTCGGCCCCAACGCCGCGATCGCCGGCGCGGTCAGCCACAACGACACCAACAATTACCAGAACGGCGATGGCGTCTCGCAGCCCTACACGGCGCAGAACCTGACGTCCGGCCTGTTCAAGGCCCGTATCGACCCGACCGAGGACACCCGCCTCGCCATCGGCGGCGTACTCTACAACAACACCTTCGGCGCCAACTCCTACAACCAGACGGTCAATTCACAGACCTACACGTCGAACTTCACCTATACGCCCGACAACCCGCTGATCGATTTCGGTTTGAACGGCTATTACAATCAGGTGGATATGACCTACGATTCCCCGATCACGGTCGGCTCCTATACCGGGCGCAACGTGACCGACGAGGGCTGGGGCTTCGACACCTCGAACACCTCGCGGTTCGATCTCGGCCCGGTCGGCGTGGCGGCGATCTACGGCGCCGAGTGGTTCCAAGATTACGTTTCGACGGTGAAGGGCGGCGTCAATCCTTCGGGCGATTCGGGAACCGGCGGCGTCTTCTCCCAGACCACCTTCAGCTACGGTATCGTCGATTTCATCGCGGGCTTGCGCTACGATTATTATGATCTCGACGGAAACGGCACCAGCAAGACCCAGGGCGGCGCCTATACGGTCGATCAATCCGAGGGCCGCTTCGATCCCAAGCTGACACTCGCGGTCAATCCGCTCGATTGGCTTCAGATCTACGGCTCGTGGTCGGAGAGCTTCCGTCCGCCGACCACCTTCGAGACGCTGCTCGGCGGCAACCATCCCGGCAGCACGACGACCTTCTTCCCGAACCCGGATCTCAATCCGGAGACCCAGCGCGGCTGGGAGGTCGGTCTCAACGCCCTCTACAAGCAGCTCTTCACCCAGACCGACGTGGCGACCTTCAAGATCGACTATTATCGGATGAACGTGGAGGACTACATCACCGCCGAGTGCTCCCGCGTCGGCAAATATTACGGCTGCTATTTCGACAACGTTCCCGGCACGACCTACGTCCAGGGCGTCGAGTTGCAGGGCGGCTACGACATGGGTGTCGTGTTCGGGCAGGTCAGCTACACCTACACCAACACCGACATGCCGGCGCAGATGGACGGCCTCGGCGCCCATTCCTACCTGCCGGACAACATGGCGACGGTGACGCTCGGCACCCGCTGGCTCGACAGCAAGCTGACCGTCGGCGGGCGCGGCAACTTCGTCTCCTCGAGCTATATCGGCGACATCAATGCCGGTTCGAGCACCGACGACCGCGTCGCCGGCTATTCGACCTGGGACGCCTTCGCGAGCTATCAGGTCAATGCGAACCTCAAGGTGGGCGTCGACGCGACGAACCTGCTCGACAAGCTCTACACCCCGGCGCTCTCGACCTCCGGCAGCGGCATGGGGCGCACCGTCGTCTTCAACATGAAGGCGACCTTCTGA
- a CDS encoding HAD family acid phosphatase encodes MASQGLKRAFVRGFSILCVAATLAGPALADTATLKAPALPAGTVTDGAQPENLSAAQAAAFAYYKSGAYERGLSDVAGKATAWIRSEARKTKHPALVLDIDETSLSNWAELSANQFAYFPDAPCRSLPKGPCGWAAWVARAEAKPIAPTLALFRTAKANGVAVFFITGRSEALRAETERNLKAAGYVGYTQLYMKPDLSTFRSAADFKAPVRGRIESAGYTIIANMGDQASDLAGGHSLRSFLLPDPFYFIP; translated from the coding sequence ATGGCTTCTCAAGGCTTGAAGCGGGCTTTCGTCCGCGGCTTCTCCATCCTCTGCGTCGCCGCGACGCTTGCCGGCCCGGCCCTCGCGGACACGGCGACGCTCAAGGCCCCGGCACTCCCCGCCGGTACGGTCACCGACGGGGCGCAGCCGGAGAACCTTTCGGCCGCCCAAGCGGCGGCATTCGCCTATTACAAGAGCGGCGCCTACGAGCGCGGCCTCTCCGACGTCGCCGGAAAGGCCACCGCGTGGATCCGCTCCGAGGCGCGCAAGACCAAGCACCCGGCGCTGGTGCTCGACATCGACGAGACATCGCTGTCGAACTGGGCAGAGCTCTCGGCTAACCAGTTTGCTTATTTCCCCGATGCGCCGTGCCGCTCGCTGCCGAAGGGGCCGTGCGGCTGGGCCGCGTGGGTCGCGCGGGCCGAGGCGAAGCCGATCGCGCCGACGCTCGCCTTGTTCCGGACGGCGAAGGCGAACGGCGTCGCGGTGTTCTTCATCACCGGCCGGAGCGAGGCGTTGCGGGCGGAGACCGAGCGCAATCTCAAGGCCGCCGGCTATGTCGGCTACACCCAGCTCTACATGAAGCCGGACCTGAGCACATTTCGCTCGGCCGCCGATTTCAAGGCGCCGGTCCGGGGCCGGATCGAATCCGCCGGCTACACCATCATCGCCAACATGGGCGATCAGGCCTCGGATCTCGCCGGCGGCCATTCGCTGCGGTCGTTCCTGTTGCCGGATCCGTTCTACTTCATCCCCTGA
- a CDS encoding M20/M25/M40 family metallo-hydrolase, producing MSSVEDRIAAFVEREHGRQIDYLAGIVKIPSDNPPGDCAAAAEAAARLTEGLGLVVERHPVPRDVVEAAGMVSATNLIVRRRFGDGPVIALNAHGDVVPPGTGWTHDPYGAEIVDGWMYGRGAAVSKSDFATYAFALLALEAIEAPLAGTVELHFTYDEEAGARSARNGCSTRG from the coding sequence ATGTCGAGTGTCGAGGATCGGATCGCCGCCTTCGTCGAGCGCGAGCACGGCCGCCAGATCGATTATCTCGCCGGCATCGTGAAGATCCCGTCCGACAATCCCCCCGGCGATTGCGCGGCCGCCGCCGAGGCTGCCGCGCGCCTCACCGAGGGGCTCGGCCTCGTCGTCGAGCGCCATCCGGTGCCGCGCGATGTCGTCGAGGCGGCCGGCATGGTGTCGGCGACGAACCTGATCGTGCGCCGCCGCTTCGGCGATGGCCCGGTGATCGCCCTCAACGCCCACGGCGACGTGGTGCCGCCGGGCACCGGCTGGACGCACGATCCTTACGGTGCCGAGATCGTCGACGGCTGGATGTACGGCCGTGGGGCCGCGGTCTCGAAGTCCGATTTCGCCACCTATGCCTTCGCCTTGCTCGCACTCGAGGCGATCGAGGCCCCGCTCGCCGGCACCGTCGAACTCCACTTCACCTACGACGAGGAAGCGGGGGCGAGATCGGCCCGAAATGGCTGCTCGACGAGGGGCTGA
- the iolE gene encoding myo-inosose-2 dehydratase, with translation MIRIGANPIGWSNDDMPELGGHIPLEQCLTEAKSVGFEGMELGNKFPRDAALLRPILAAHDLDLVSGWYSTFLIERSPEEELTAARAHIDLLKAMGCAVLIAAECTRTVHGTRGAPLSTRPVMTDAEWDRFNAGLTRFAELVAAEGLTLVYHHHMGTVVQTEAEIDRMMAGTGPAVKLLLDTGHATWGGADPAALARRYRDRIAHIHAKDVRPAVKAESEKGDWSFLESVVAGVYTVPGDGCVDYVSVLREVPDYAGWIVIEAEQDPEKAIPIVYAKLGYDNLVRFIAEAGLKR, from the coding sequence ATGATCCGAATCGGCGCCAATCCGATCGGCTGGTCCAACGACGACATGCCGGAACTCGGCGGCCACATCCCGCTCGAGCAGTGCCTGACCGAGGCCAAGAGCGTCGGCTTCGAGGGCATGGAGCTCGGCAACAAGTTCCCCCGCGACGCGGCGCTGCTGCGCCCGATCCTCGCCGCCCACGACCTCGACCTCGTCTCCGGCTGGTACTCGACCTTCCTGATCGAGCGCAGCCCCGAGGAGGAACTCACGGCGGCCCGCGCCCACATCGATCTCCTGAAGGCGATGGGCTGCGCCGTGCTGATCGCGGCCGAGTGCACCCGCACCGTCCACGGCACCCGCGGCGCGCCGCTCTCGACCCGCCCGGTGATGACCGACGCCGAATGGGACCGCTTCAATGCCGGCCTGACGCGCTTCGCCGAACTCGTCGCCGCCGAGGGCCTCACCCTCGTCTACCACCACCACATGGGCACCGTGGTCCAGACCGAAGCCGAGATCGACCGGATGATGGCCGGCACCGGCCCAGCGGTGAAACTCCTGCTCGACACCGGCCACGCCACCTGGGGCGGCGCCGACCCGGCCGCGCTCGCCCGCCGCTACCGTGACCGCATCGCCCACATCCACGCCAAGGACGTGCGGCCGGCGGTCAAGGCGGAGTCCGAGAAGGGCGACTGGTCGTTCCTCGAATCCGTCGTCGCGGGCGTCTACACCGTTCCGGGCGACGGCTGCGTCGATTATGTCTCGGTGCTGCGCGAGGTGCCGGATTATGCCGGTTGGATCGTCATCGAGGCGGAGCAGGATCCGGAAAAAGCCATTCCGATCGTCTACGCGAAGCTCGGATACGACAATCTGGTGCGCTTCATCGCCGAAGCCGGCCTGAAGCGCTGA
- the iolB gene encoding 5-deoxy-glucuronate isomerase, translating to MPKLLVKPKAGHGRVLTVTPDSAGWGYVGFEIQKLAPGQIAEAATGDREVCLVLVSGKAAIAGDDFDFGIVGERMSPFEGKPHSVYVPAGADWKVQAATEVTLAVCSAPGTGGARAARYIGPDAVSQEVRGKGTNTRYVTNILPESEPADSLLVVEVITPGGHTSSYPPHKHDRDALPAESLLEETYYHRLNPPQGFAFQRVYTDDRSLDEAMVVEDGDVTLVPKGYHPCAAIHGYDLYYLNVMAGPKRTWKFYNAPEHEWLLKA from the coding sequence ATGCCGAAACTTCTCGTCAAGCCGAAGGCCGGCCACGGCCGCGTCCTGACCGTGACGCCCGACAGCGCGGGCTGGGGCTATGTGGGCTTCGAGATCCAGAAGCTCGCCCCCGGCCAGATCGCCGAGGCGGCGACCGGGGATCGCGAGGTCTGCCTCGTCCTCGTCTCCGGCAAGGCGGCGATTGCGGGCGACGATTTCGATTTCGGAATCGTCGGCGAGCGGATGTCGCCGTTCGAGGGCAAGCCCCATTCCGTCTACGTGCCGGCGGGGGCGGACTGGAAGGTCCAGGCTGCGACCGAGGTGACGCTCGCGGTGTGCTCCGCGCCCGGCACCGGCGGCGCCCGCGCCGCCCGCTATATCGGGCCGGACGCCGTCTCCCAGGAGGTGCGCGGCAAGGGCACCAACACCCGCTACGTGACGAATATTCTTCCCGAGAGCGAGCCGGCGGATTCGCTCCTCGTCGTCGAGGTCATCACCCCCGGCGGCCATACCTCGAGCTATCCGCCGCACAAGCACGACCGCGACGCGCTGCCGGCGGAAAGCCTCCTCGAAGAGACCTATTATCACCGTCTCAACCCGCCCCAGGGCTTCGCCTTCCAGCGCGTCTACACCGACGACCGCTCGCTCGACGAAGCGATGGTGGTGGAAGACGGCGACGTCACCCTGGTGCCGAAGGGCTATCACCCTTGCGCGGCGATCCACGGTTATGATCTCTATTATTTGAACGTCATGGCCGGTCCGAAGCGGACCTGGAAATTTTACAACGCGCCGGAGCACGAATGGCTTCTCAAGGCTTGA
- a CDS encoding autotransporter outer membrane beta-barrel domain-containing protein: protein MLGLKIKVGDVTATIGIDTGSTGMVLGQKYWASGFTPVGPAGWVYYNSSGLVVTGIFQTMSVSILGDSQSQQITSLIPILFATGYECLKGATNYCAAGQTGINSPVYNISMLGIGFDRTTMGEGTLPAEKNNDDMKKYVSSLPPTSQAYNLLLNLSEMQSGTMRRGYIITPTGVSLGLTQANTSSENFTYAQLLLQSAGTNGVPNQWQQVQGTITVGGTTSSTTLLMDTGITNAFIDVPNGTAAENNNTVVTISLAGGSASYTFTSGDLTNPQTPYPINASDSGSFVNSSLHTYAGFDVLFDADGGFVGIAANGYSSNTNVTVVPLIAAQGPLNLTQDFETTLPLFLVGASTVNTTATATFDGMIFGANSLTLNGGTIILDGAVMNTGGVTVGQGTTILNATMVGSLTVDPGASFYNVNNGYTVESGQMLTNGGTFVGAQSGDAFVNDGTVVNTGNVIGDVSNAGTWTNDGSLVGAVSNSGTFDNAGSVTGTVTNTGTFFNSGLLTGAVLNVGQMSNSGTIVGDVSTSGSLSNSGLIEGAVVNNFIFSNDGTVLGSVTTSGTLSGNGTVASVLVERGGSVSPGHSLGTVTVTGDATFAPGSLYVAELGSVGTSDHLNVGGTLTAGGATLYLVPGSGFSPALGASYQVFTAGAVASNFTVDNTLFSSAASVYPFLGADLSGAGTLTLSRSTVSYTAFTQTANEWAAASAADRLGDSSPLNQMLAVLNGSEAPATFDGLSGEAYASVQTGLQQQSVYLREAATARVRQAFAKNGEPAAAAASAKTAELVPGLALTAWAQAYGGWGQTEGDGNASTLSRSIGGFLMGIDSPLGEAWRVGLLGGYSQSTFNVDGVNSSADSDKYDLGLYGGARFGDLGLRFGAGYTWHDLSMDRSLAVGGLAETLSSNYQAGTAQVFGEAGYGFHFGATTAEPFADLAYVNLKTDGFTETGGVAALSGDGETFDTTYSVLGLRLGHAVPVATGGALMLTGSLGWQHAYGGLTPTQTAFFAGSSAFTTSGVPIARDTALIDVGFGYNPTPNIDVGLHYDGAFASSTQDSAVKGTLKIRF, encoded by the coding sequence ATGCTGGGCCTGAAGATCAAAGTTGGTGATGTGACCGCCACCATCGGGATCGACACCGGCTCCACGGGAATGGTTCTCGGGCAGAAATATTGGGCATCCGGGTTCACTCCGGTCGGACCTGCCGGGTGGGTCTACTACAACAGTTCTGGACTGGTCGTTACCGGTATTTTCCAGACGATGAGTGTATCCATCCTCGGCGATAGCCAGAGTCAGCAGATAACCTCGCTTATACCAATCCTCTTTGCGACCGGATATGAGTGTCTGAAGGGGGCGACCAATTATTGCGCGGCGGGACAGACCGGCATTAACAGCCCCGTCTACAACATTTCGATGCTCGGCATCGGCTTCGATCGCACGACGATGGGCGAGGGCACCCTTCCAGCAGAGAAAAACAATGATGATATGAAGAAGTACGTGAGTAGTCTGCCGCCGACATCTCAGGCTTACAATCTATTGCTCAATCTGTCTGAGATGCAGTCCGGCACAATGCGTCGCGGATACATCATCACCCCGACGGGAGTGAGTCTTGGCCTGACGCAGGCCAATACGTCCAGTGAGAATTTCACTTACGCGCAACTGCTGTTGCAGAGCGCGGGGACCAACGGCGTGCCGAACCAATGGCAGCAGGTCCAGGGCACGATCACCGTCGGGGGCACGACGAGCTCGACGACGCTTCTGATGGACACGGGCATCACCAACGCGTTCATCGATGTGCCGAACGGTACCGCGGCCGAGAACAACAATACGGTCGTGACCATCAGCCTCGCGGGCGGCAGCGCGTCCTACACCTTCACGAGCGGCGACCTGACGAACCCGCAGACTCCCTACCCGATCAACGCCAGCGACAGCGGCAGCTTCGTCAACTCGAGCCTGCACACCTATGCCGGCTTCGACGTCCTGTTCGACGCGGACGGCGGCTTCGTCGGCATCGCTGCGAACGGTTACAGCTCGAACACCAATGTCACCGTGGTGCCGCTCATCGCCGCCCAGGGCCCCCTCAACCTCACCCAGGACTTCGAGACGACGCTCCCGCTCTTTCTCGTCGGCGCGAGCACCGTCAACACCACCGCGACGGCAACCTTCGACGGCATGATCTTCGGCGCGAACAGCCTGACCCTGAACGGGGGAACGATCATCCTCGACGGTGCCGTCATGAATACGGGCGGTGTCACCGTCGGGCAGGGCACGACCATCCTCAACGCTACGATGGTGGGATCGCTCACCGTCGATCCCGGCGCCTCGTTCTACAACGTGAACAACGGCTACACGGTCGAGAGCGGGCAGATGTTGACGAACGGCGGCACCTTCGTCGGCGCGCAATCGGGGGACGCCTTCGTCAATGACGGCACCGTCGTCAACACGGGGAACGTCATCGGCGACGTCAGCAACGCGGGAACGTGGACCAACGACGGGAGCCTCGTCGGCGCCGTCTCGAACAGCGGCACCTTCGACAACGCGGGGTCGGTGACCGGGACCGTCACCAACACGGGCACGTTCTTCAATTCCGGCTTGCTGACCGGGGCGGTCCTCAATGTCGGCCAGATGAGCAACAGCGGGACCATCGTGGGGGACGTCTCCACCTCCGGCTCTCTCAGCAACAGCGGCCTCATCGAGGGCGCGGTCGTCAACAATTTCATCTTCAGCAATGATGGAACCGTGCTCGGATCTGTGACCACCTCCGGCACGCTGTCGGGCAACGGCACGGTCGCATCGGTCCTCGTCGAGCGCGGCGGTTCGGTCTCGCCCGGCCATTCCCTCGGCACCGTGACGGTGACGGGCGACGCCACCTTTGCGCCTGGCTCGCTCTATGTCGCGGAGCTCGGTTCCGTGGGAACTTCCGACCATCTCAATGTCGGCGGCACGCTCACGGCCGGCGGTGCGACACTCTACCTGGTCCCGGGCAGCGGATTCTCGCCTGCGCTCGGCGCGAGCTATCAAGTCTTCACGGCAGGAGCGGTCGCGTCGAATTTCACGGTCGACAATACGCTCTTCAGCTCGGCCGCTTCGGTCTACCCCTTCCTGGGCGCCGATCTGAGCGGTGCGGGCACGCTCACCCTCTCGCGCAGCACCGTTTCTTATACGGCCTTCACGCAGACGGCGAACGAATGGGCGGCGGCGAGCGCGGCCGATAGGCTCGGCGACAGCTCGCCGCTCAATCAGATGCTCGCGGTCCTCAACGGATCCGAAGCGCCCGCGACGTTCGACGGCCTGTCGGGAGAGGCCTATGCGTCGGTGCAGACGGGGTTGCAGCAGCAATCGGTCTATCTGCGCGAGGCGGCGACGGCGCGCGTGCGACAGGCGTTTGCCAAGAACGGAGAGCCGGCGGCCGCGGCGGCGTCCGCCAAGACGGCGGAGCTCGTGCCCGGCTTGGCGCTGACCGCCTGGGCGCAGGCTTACGGCGGCTGGGGCCAGACCGAGGGCGACGGCAACGCCTCGACGCTGTCGCGCTCGATCGGTGGATTCCTGATGGGCATCGACAGCCCGCTCGGCGAAGCCTGGCGGGTCGGCCTTCTCGGCGGCTACAGCCAATCGACGTTCAACGTCGACGGGGTGAATTCCTCCGCCGACAGCGACAAATACGATCTCGGCCTCTATGGCGGCGCGCGCTTCGGCGATCTCGGCCTGCGCTTCGGCGCCGGCTATACGTGGCACGATCTCTCCATGGACCGCTCCCTCGCCGTCGGCGGGCTTGCGGAGACCTTGTCGTCGAACTATCAGGCCGGCACGGCGCAGGTGTTCGGCGAGGCAGGGTACGGCTTCCATTTCGGGGCGACGACGGCGGAGCCGTTCGCCGATCTCGCTTATGTCAATCTGAAGACCGACGGCTTCACCGAGACGGGCGGCGTGGCCGCGCTCTCCGGCGACGGCGAGACCTTCGACACGACCTACAGCGTGCTCGGGCTTCGGCTCGGCCACGCGGTTCCCGTCGCGACCGGCGGCGCCTTGATGCTGACGGGGAGCCTCGGCTGGCAGCATGCCTATGGCGGGTTGACGCCGACGCAAACGGCGTTCTTCGCCGGCTCGTCGGCGTTCACGACGTCGGGCGTGCCGATTGCGCGGGACACGGCGCTGATCGATGTCGGCTTCGGTTATAATCCGACGCCGAACATCGACGTCGGGCTGCATTATGATGGCGCCTTCGCCTCGTCCACCCAGGACAGCGCGGTCAAGGGCACGCTCAAGATCAGGTTCTGA
- a CDS encoding sensor domain-containing diguanylate cyclase yields the protein MTSEPMKPVSSNLTAAFDWMDLVGVPVLLIERDTLLVKGANRAAQARFGPNRLGALPRPFRNLAADGGAAALAAAFAAIARGETDPDAVEPVFFCQLNECVRCFRFKLAPFPPSPDLTVATMIEVQPQASGDWRNRLEEILDLLPVGVEIYDDGFNALFFNRKADDLFLYPERPVLQHDDWFELGFPDPDERARRYAEWQDRVENARRHRDRVEITEWNMRCRDGRNHVVQFLIRFVGDTFLIVQWDVTEQRALEAELSRLARRDSLTGVPNRRALLEVAEATFAAQQPFSLLMLDIDHFKAINDRYGHPAGDDVIRAVAARCGGTLREGDILARFGGEEFAVLLPNTSPPRPVTCPNGCSPPSRHAPSPSARWRSPSGSASAAPRADRTIYAWRISSPAPTPRSTRRRDRAAAARWSLTEKQRRERGNPAQGMK from the coding sequence ATGACGTCGGAGCCCATGAAGCCGGTTTCGTCGAACCTCACGGCCGCTTTCGATTGGATGGATCTCGTCGGTGTGCCGGTCCTCTTGATCGAGCGCGACACGCTCCTCGTGAAGGGGGCCAATCGGGCCGCCCAGGCGCGGTTCGGGCCGAACCGCCTCGGCGCCCTCCCCCGCCCCTTCAGGAACCTCGCGGCGGATGGCGGAGCAGCCGCGCTCGCCGCCGCCTTCGCGGCGATCGCCCGCGGCGAGACCGATCCCGACGCCGTCGAACCCGTCTTCTTCTGCCAATTGAACGAGTGCGTGCGTTGCTTCCGCTTCAAGCTCGCCCCGTTCCCGCCATCGCCCGACCTCACCGTCGCGACGATGATCGAGGTGCAGCCGCAGGCGTCCGGGGATTGGCGCAACCGCCTCGAAGAAATCCTCGATCTTCTCCCCGTCGGCGTCGAGATCTACGACGACGGCTTCAACGCGCTCTTCTTCAACCGTAAGGCCGACGATCTCTTCCTCTATCCCGAGCGCCCCGTACTCCAGCACGACGATTGGTTCGAACTCGGCTTTCCGGATCCCGACGAGCGGGCGCGCCGCTATGCCGAGTGGCAGGACAGGGTGGAGAACGCGCGGCGGCACCGCGACCGGGTCGAGATCACCGAGTGGAACATGCGGTGCCGCGACGGCCGCAACCACGTCGTCCAGTTCCTGATCCGCTTCGTCGGGGACACCTTCCTCATCGTGCAATGGGACGTCACCGAGCAGCGCGCGCTCGAGGCGGAACTGTCGCGTCTGGCACGCCGGGATTCCCTGACCGGCGTCCCCAACCGGCGTGCCCTTCTGGAGGTCGCCGAGGCGACGTTCGCCGCGCAGCAGCCATTTTCGCTGCTGATGCTCGATATCGACCACTTCAAGGCGATCAACGACCGCTACGGCCATCCGGCCGGCGACGACGTCATCCGCGCCGTCGCGGCGCGCTGTGGCGGCACGTTGCGGGAAGGTGACATCCTCGCTCGGTTCGGCGGCGAGGAATTCGCCGTGCTGCTTCCCAACACGAGCCCCCCGAGGCCCGTGACGTGTCCGAACGGCTGCTCGCCGCCGTCACGTCACGCCCCGTCCCCGTCGGCGAGATGGAGATCCCCGTCGGGATCAGCGTCGGCGGCGCCTCGCGCCGATCGAACGATCTACGCCTGGCGGATCTCTTCGCCCGCGCCGACGCCGCGCTCTACGCGGCGAAGGGACAGGGCCGCCGCCGCACGCTGGTCGCTGACTGAGAAACAAAGGCGGGAGCGGGGAAATCCCGCTCAGGGGATGAAGTAG
- a CDS encoding M20/M25/M40 family metallo-hydrolase — MVQGRSAHAAKPFTGIDALEAATHIMGALYAWRPSLARQISAVPGIGSPQMTIGLVEGGINTNVVPDRVAFRLDRRMVPEENPTLVESDLRAVIEGAAPAFPGVAVEVRRILLAEPLKPTEASRHLGAVIARHASAVFGVPVATGGVPLYTDARHYAAHGVPIVLYGAGPRTIEEANAHRADERLPLDDLKRATVAVACALAEMLRPA; from the coding sequence GTGGTTCAGGGCCGCTCCGCCCACGCGGCGAAGCCCTTCACCGGCATCGATGCGCTCGAAGCCGCGACCCACATCATGGGCGCGCTCTATGCGTGGCGACCGAGCCTCGCGCGCCAGATTTCGGCGGTTCCCGGCATCGGTTCGCCGCAGATGACGATCGGCCTCGTCGAGGGCGGCATCAACACCAACGTGGTGCCCGACCGCGTCGCCTTCCGGCTTGACCGCCGCATGGTGCCCGAGGAGAACCCGACCCTGGTCGAATCCGACCTGCGTGCCGTCATCGAGGGCGCGGCGCCGGCCTTCCCCGGCGTCGCCGTCGAGGTGCGCCGCATCCTGCTCGCCGAGCCGCTGAAGCCGACGGAGGCCTCCCGCCATCTCGGCGCGGTGATCGCACGTCATGCGAGTGCGGTGTTCGGCGTGCCGGTCGCGACCGGCGGCGTGCCGCTCTACACCGACGCCCGCCATTATGCGGCGCACGGCGTGCCGATCGTGCTCTACGGTGCCGGTCCGCGCACCATCGAGGAGGCCAACGCCCACCGGGCCGACGAACGCCTGCCGCTCGACGATCTGAAGCGGGCGACCGTTGCGGTTGCATGCGCGCTCGCGGAGATGCTTCGGCCGGCCTGA